The window ACCACATCCAACAAACTCCCTTGACACATCCCAGCGCCCCAAACCCCCGTAAAATGTTCCACGTAGAACACCCGTAGAACACTCCTCGTTACCTGCCGCAAAGCCGCAGACCCCGCTTTCCCGTAAACTGGAGTCATGTTGCGAATTCTTCGCCCCCTGCCAACAGACTCCATCCGACTGCTGGTCTTCGACCTCGACGGCACCCTGATCGACTCCTGCCAGGACCTCTGCAACTCCGTCAACGCCACACTGGAGCACTTCCACCTCCGTCCCCTGCCGGACGAAGTAATCGCCAGCTTCATCGGCGACGGCGCCGCCATGCTCATCCGCCGCGCTCTTGCCGTCCCCGGCGAGCTTCCCGCCAACGGACCTGCCCCGGCCGAGGCTTTCTTCGAGGAAGCTTTTGCCTACTTCCTTGCCTACTACCGCGCCCACAAGCTGGACTACACCACCGTCTACCCCGGCGTTCTCGAATCCCTCGAAGCCCTGAAAACCCTCCCCGATGGCAGCGCCCGCAAAATGGCAGTCCTGACCAATAAACCCGTTGGGCCAGCCCGGGCAATCTGCGACGGCCTTGGATTATCTCCTTATTTTTTCAGCATTTATGGCGGCGACAGCTTTCCTACAAAAAAGCCTGATCCATTCGGCCTGCAAACTCTGATGACAGAATCCGGCGCAACACCAGCGGAAACAGTGATGATCGGCGACTCCGACATTGACATCGCGACCGCACGCAACGCAGGAGCCTGGGCGATGGGATGCACCTTCGGTCTGGCCTCCGATACTTTGGAAGACGTCACGCCTGACGCTTTTGCCGATCACGCCTCCGCCTGGGCCCTGGCGCTCGGCGGTGCGGAAATTGTAGCGTGAACAAATTTCGCTGCTGAAACGTCCATAGATTGAGTTGTCATTAAATTGTCAGGTACGTCCATTTATTTCCCCGTTTATCATGCGGGTCAGGAGCTACCCTTGCACTCTGTCAAGTTTCGTTGTACTGCTCTGTCCTCTGCCTTGTCCGTTCCTGTTATTGCACTGATTTCACTTCCCTTTACCGCAGTTGCCCTGCCTGCGGCCGGGCCGGGCGTGACCGGTTCCGGAAGCTTCACCGCCACCTACCCGGCAATCGGACTCGGAAATGGCCCGGCGTCGTCTGCCCCGGCAGCGGTCGTGCGCGGAACCGTAGCCGACCCGAGCGGCGCGATTGTGCCCAACGCCGAGGTGGACCTTGTTGACGGCAAAGGCGCGGTAGCCGCAACACTGCACTCGGATGGCGAAGGTAATTTTCAACTGGCTGCTCCGGCGCTCGGCGACTACACGCTGGTTGTGTCGGAGGCGGGTTTCGACACGGTGAAGACAGTGGTGAAGCTTGGGCCGCAGAGCGCGCCTCCTCTGACACCCATGCTGCACATCGTGCTGCCGATTTCGGCGGCGTCGACAACGATCAATGTGAATGCCGGCAGCAGCGTCGATTTGACCGCGACAGACGCCAATTCCGATACGTCGGTCATGAGTGCGGATGATTTGAAAGCGTTACCAATCTTTGACAACGACTACGCCACGGCAATGAGCGCCTTTCTCGACTCCGGCACCGAAGGGACCGGCGGCGCGGGATTGCTTGTCGATGGCGTGGAGGCAAACCGGGCAACGGTTTCCGCCTCTGCAGTGCAGGAAGTTCGCATCAATCAGGACCCTTATTCAGCGCAGTATTACTGGCCCGGCCGGGGACAGATGGAGATCATCACCAAATCGGCCGCGGACCACTATCACGGCCAGTTCAATTTTTCCTTTCGCGACTCGGCTTTGAACGCGCAGAATGCGTTGGCGGCGACCAAGCCTGCTGAGCAGCGGCGCATCTATGAGGGGCATGTCACCGGGCCGATTCCACATGCCAAGAACAGTGGATTTCTCATCACCTTCAATCGGGCAGAAGAGGATCTGGATGCAGTCGTGGTGGCCACGCTTGCGCCCACGACGGCCGATCCTACGGGACTATTCCAGGCCAACGTTCCGGCGCCCACGCGCGACACGGAATTCAGCACACGGGCGTCGCACCAGTTCGGCGACCGGCACTCGGCCTATGCGCAGTATTCCTACCAGGATTGGAATGCTCAGAATCAGGGCGTTGGCGGCCAGACGCTGGCTGCCGCCGGCTACACCAACCGCTACCATGAAGACGACGTAATCTTTCACATCGATTCCACGCTGTCGCCGGTACTCCTGAACCAACTTTCGCTCGTATTCGAGCATGATCGCGGACAGAATCAGAACGCTATCGAAGCGCCGCAAGTGAGTGTCTCCGGCGATTATGTCGGCGGATCGGCGCAGAATGACTCGGTGTCCACGGAATACAACGCACGGCTAAACGATATGGTTACCTGGACTCATGGAAGACATACCGTTAAAGTCGGCGCCAGCATTCCGCATATCGACCGGCGCGTGCTCGACGATAACACCAACGATCAGGGGAGTTATACCTTCGCGCCGACGCTGGGTGCGAATGGAAATGTCATAGCCACCGCATTACAGAATCAGGCGGCCGACCTGCCGTCTGCCTTTACGGAAAACAGTGGCGTTTCGCGCTTTGTCTATCACCAGCAGGAGGCGGGTGCCTTTGCGCAGGATCAGTGGAAGATCACGGATCGCTTCTCGCTCACTCCGGGACTGCGCTATGACTGGCAGAACTTTCTGGCGCAGGATCGGTTGACCTTCTCGCCGCGCGTGTCGTTCGCGTGGGCCATTAACCCAGACCGCAAGATTGTGCTCCGCGGCGGCGGCGGTGTTTACTACGACCGCTTTGGCTCTGGCCCACTCATTGATCTTGCCCGCTATCAAAACGGGCTGCGGCGGTCTGTGAACCTTTCGCTAAATCCGGTAGCCGAGCCACAGTGTCTCGGCAATTCGATTTCCAGCTGCGTCGCCGATGCGCCGTATAACCTGGTGGAGTTGCAGCCGAACGCAAAGGTGCCGTATCAGATTCAGTATGGACTCTCGATCGAGCGCGGCTTCGGCAAGAGCGCGGTCGGAACGATCAGCGTGTATTCCGTGCGCGGCGACGACCGCTTCCGCTCCGTGGATATCAATGCGCCGACGCCGGAGTCCAATTACACCGAGCGGCCCAACCCAGCATATGGACGTATTCGCGAGATGCAACCCGAGGGAACGTTCATGGGCAATAGCATGGACATTTCCTTCCACGGCGCGCTGAACAAGTACTTTACCGGCTTCGGACGCTATACCTGGTCGCACTTCGAGTCCAACCAGGAAGGAATTGGATGGTTTCCGCAGAACCAGCTTGCACCCAATGACGAGTGGGCGAACTCAAGCTGGGACCGTCGCAATCGCCTTGGCATGTATGCCATCTTCAACCATGAGAGCGTCGCAAATCTGGCGGTGGGAATTTTCGCCAACGCGGGTTCACCGTGGACGGTGCTGACCGGCACCGATCCTTATGGCGATGATCTCTTTAATGCGCGGCCGGAAGGCGTGGCGCGCAACTCGGAGAACCTGCCCAACTATGTTGATCTCGACGTCCGCTGGGGACACGATTTCCATCTGACGCAGAGCAAGGAAGAGGAATCGCCGAAGCTGGGCTTTTCCGCAGGCGCATTCAACGTGCTGAACCACGAGAACGGGACGGCAGTGGATCAGGTGGAGAGTTCGTCGGAGTTTGGACAAGTTACGACGGTCGCTCCGCCTCGACGAATCCAGTTGGCGATGCGGTTTGAGTTCTAAGACAACCGTAGTTCACAAGCCTATCGGTTTCGAAATCGGGCGCGGCTGATACAGATCCGCGCCCGATTCTCCGTTTTCAGGCCTGCAGGTTGATACTTGTGTCCAGATTGTTTTCGGCCTCGATCAGGGTGCTTCCCGTCGCGCTCACGCCAGGAAGGTCGGGAACGGTGGCGACGTACTCCCCTGCCGAAAGGCTGATGTCTGTCGAGTAGGTCTTGCCTGCGACGCTGGTGGAATAAACAGTATTTTGAGCCACTAGGCTGGTCGTGCTCTGAGACTGCGCCAGGCTGGCTGCCGTTGCGGACGTGTTGTTGATCTGCATAGCGTTCCCTGCCTTTCTAAGTAACGATCACCGCGTAGGTTGGACACGTGGGTTGGAGTTGAACGGTCCAGCTCTCATCCATGAGAATTGTGGACAATTGCCGAGAATTACGGCAGTGGGTCAGTTTGAAAAAAGACCGACCCTCAGGGGCTAAACCCCTTTTATATTGCCGGGCTTAATGTACGGGCTGAAGCCCGTACCCTTCAAATTGACCCATCACCAGAATTACGCCCAGAAGGACACTGGAGCCGCAGTGGATGGCTGCGAAGACTCCTGCGCCTGCGAATTGGCTTTCGTTTCAAACGGCGTCCCGATTTCGAGCGCCGCAGCATTGAGCTTCGCGGCTGCATCCCGCAGTTCGCGAGCCCGCCGCAGCGACTGGGCGTTCTCTACGGCCTGGGCTCCGGCGAGAGCGTTACTGCCCGCAGTCGGAGCCATGGTGTGTGAATATGCATGCCGAACCTCCCTCCGGTAAGCGCGGAATATGACTTGCCACATTCCATGCAAAGCCAATACCAATCCTCCTTATCGGCGGATTGGAAAATTCCAATAGAATGCGGGATTCAATTGGATGGGAGTGGCGATCTGGCGTATGCGCGGCGGATTCCGGGAACTTCGGAATGGCTCGGCGCGTATTTCGCTCTCAGGAGGGCTGCCGTGCCACGAAATTCGTATCCCACGGTTCGACTTCTACGCGGTATCCTCGGAATCTTTATCTTTGTTCTCGCGACCGGATGGATGGTGACTCCAGCGCTTGCGGCTCAGGATGTGGTTCAGTTTGGAAATGCAATCAACGTTGCGCCGAGTGAGACGATCCACGATGCCGTCTGTTTTTTCTGCAGCGTGAATGTGAAGGGCAACGTCAATGGCGATATTGTTGCGTTTTTCGGCAGCGTGCGCATTGACGGCCACGCCAACCATGATGTCGTGGACTTCTTCGGCGATGTGAAGATAGCCGACAATTCCTCAATCGGCCATGACCTGGTGAATTTCTTCGGCGGAGTTCGCATGGGCGAAAACGCTACCGTCGGCCAGGATGAAGTGGTCATGTTTGGCGAGTTGCGCACTGCTTCGACCGCCAGCGTCGGAGGCGAGCGCGTGGTTGAGCCAGGATGGGTCTTCTGGGGACCGTTTCTGGCGATCTGTTTCGGAATATATTTTCTGGTCCACGAGCTCCGAAGCTATAACCGCAGGCGGATGATCCGCTTCTGAGTCGACGGTCTAGTGCTTCCCTAGGCCCAGCCGCCGTCGACGATATAACTTTGTCCGGTGATTGCGCTGCTGTCTTCCGCAGCGAGGAAGAGAGCGAGGCGTACCACCTCGTCCGGAAGAAGATGGCGTTTGAGGGCCTGATTGGCGAGGACCTCGGCGCTGTATTCAGGCGTCAGCCAGAGCCTCCGCTGCTTTTCGGTGACAATAGCGCCGGGCAGAATGGCGTTGACGCGGATGTTATCCTTGCCTACTTCGTGCGCAAGCGTACGGGTGAGACCGACGATTCCCGCTTTCGCGGTGACATAGACCGGCACGCCGACCGATGGGATCAGCCATGAGATGGAACTCATATTGATGATCGACGCGGAGCCGGATTGCTTCAGCGCAGGCAATGCTGCCTGAGTCACGAAGAACTGGTGGCGTAGATTGACGGCCATTAGGCGGTCCCAAGACTCAGGGGTCACTTCTTCAACGGTTTGCCGCAGGTCGTTGGCTGCGTTGTTGATGAGAATGTCGAGGCCACCCAGGGATTCAATTGTGCTCAACACGGATGTGCGAACTGCGTCCAGATCGGTGATATCGCAGTGGATGTAATCTGGCTTCGGGTGGCCGTTGGATTCTATCTGGTCGACCAATTGACGGGCTGCTTCATCCTGAATGTCGAAGAAGGCGACTCGTGCTCCCTGCTGAGCAAAGCCGGTCACAAAGGCTTCGCCAATGCCGGTGGCGCCGCCGGTGATGAGTACGCGGCGGCCTTTGATGCTCGGGTAGATGGCGAACTGAGATTCGTGATTGGTCATTGACTACCTTGGGACTTCCCTGTCCTGCTATCTTCGGCTTCTTCGCCTGGCGTCGACTTTGATCCAGTGCTGGAACTCATCGGCGTAGAGTTCCCCGTTCAGATCGGAAACGCGCTGCTGCATGCGCGTCTGCGCGTCGGAGATTGCCTGGTTGTAGATGGTGGGTCCGATCTCTTCGAGGAAGAAGTTGAGCAACAGGCCTGCGGGAAGTTCGCCAAGGGGTTCCGTCATATTCTCCTCAAAGTAACGCCGAAGCGAAGCAATGGCATCGGCGCGCGCCTGCTTTGATATCTCTATTTCCGTCATTCGGGGTGACTCCTGGTATAAGCGACACTTCATGATACCCGCGTCATGATACACGAACAGCCATGACCGCTAAAGCGAGGAAGACACGAGCTACTTGGACGGAGTTATATCCGTGACGGGCAGGTCCCAGTGGGATACCAGAATTTCAAAGCGTCGCTGCTCCTCGCGCTTGTAGGCCTCCTGATCGGGATAAAGCTGCTTGATAAGCACTTCTTCCTGCGGATTCGCAGTCGTTGCGATGGTGGAGTTCGGAAAGGTGATTGTGACGCGATAATCCCAGCGGCCATCTTCGGTGGTGTGGTATGCGGGGGACTCGATCTTGACGGAGGACATGCGGCCGGTTTCTACGATTTTTTTGAGGAGCGGATAGTGGTTCTTGAGGAAGAGCGAAAGGAACTCCTGCTGATGACCCCATTGCACCTTGTAGTAGTACTCGATGGTGTAGGGCGCATTGGCGGCGGCCTGCGGAGGCGCGCCCTGGGCGAATGCTGGAACGGCGGCAACGGCGAGAAGCAAGGCCAGGAGAATGCGGCGCATGATAGCTCCTTTGGAGGCATTCCGACGAGGATGGGAGCAATTCTATCCTGAGATGCGCGAATGGATGCTATCTGGCGGGAAGTCCCTGGTTGGCGAGGGTGTTGGGAGCGGCGTGGAGAATGACGGCAAGGGCGACCAGCAAAGCCGCGTAGTAGGTCCAGGTGCTCCAGTCTGATTGCTGAGGCTTGTCCTTCGTGAAGAGACGCCAGGTTGTACCCGCCGCGACGAAGAAGAAAATGCCTTCGCCGGTGTAGTACCAGAGCCCGAGCGCGGTTGCGAGCAATGCTGCTCGCTCGACGACGCCGAGAACGCTCGCTGCCTGACCGCCATCGAGGACCCAGATGGGGATAAGATTGAGGACGTTCAGGACAGCTCCGGTGCGGGCCAGAGCAGCCCAGAGCGGGTCGCCGGTCTGCGCGTAAATGAGAAAGCAGACAGCGGCGGCGATCCAGCCTGCGAGCGGGCCGGCGAGGGAGATCTGGGCGATCTGGCGGCGGGTGACGCCGAGGCTGGTCCAGCGGACGTAAGCTCCGAAGCCGGGGAGAAAGACGGGCATTTCAGCGGGCAACCCGCGGCGCTTGATGTCAACGAAGTGACCCATCTCATGAATCAGGATGCAGACCGAGATTCCGAGGCCGTAGCGCCAGCCGAAGATACTTACGTAGAGAGCGATGAAGAAGAGGAAGCTGAACAGGAATTTCAGCTTGAAAAGAAAGAGGAAGAGCGTCTTGAACTTGAGCAACAACAGGGCGAATGGACCAAGCGGACCCAGCTTCTTAACCCATCCCTGCGTGGCCTGGCCTTTGGCTGGCGCGGACTGTGGGGCGGGTTGCGTGGTCTCCAACGCTCGCATCCGTTCGCGGACCCATTCGGCTTGTTTTGAGCCGGGAGGCAGCAACGACAGGGACCGGTTCCATACCTCTCTTGCCTGCGAGAATTCGCCGTTCGATTCGTGAGCGCGGGCTTCCTGCGCCAACGAATCCAGTTCGCGACTATAGATGAGCGCCTGGCACTGAGGACAGGAGAGCGCCCCGAGTGGCAGGTCGGAGCCGCAGTTGGGACAATTGGCGATAGCTGAATGAGGAATGATCGACAAAGTTACACGATGCTTTCTAATCGATCATAACTGGTTGAGCCAGAGTTTGATGGTCACGGAGCTGCCACCCAATACGGACCGTCTACACTGAGCGGCTTCGGACG is drawn from Acidicapsa acidisoli and contains these coding sequences:
- a CDS encoding SDR family NAD(P)-dependent oxidoreductase, coding for MTNHESQFAIYPSIKGRRVLITGGATGIGEAFVTGFAQQGARVAFFDIQDEAARQLVDQIESNGHPKPDYIHCDITDLDAVRTSVLSTIESLGGLDILINNAANDLRQTVEEVTPESWDRLMAVNLRHQFFVTQAALPALKQSGSASIINMSSISWLIPSVGVPVYVTAKAGIVGLTRTLAHEVGKDNIRVNAILPGAIVTEKQRRLWLTPEYSAEVLANQALKRHLLPDEVVRLALFLAAEDSSAITGQSYIVDGGWA
- a CDS encoding TonB-dependent receptor; translation: MHSVKFRCTALSSALSVPVIALISLPFTAVALPAAGPGVTGSGSFTATYPAIGLGNGPASSAPAAVVRGTVADPSGAIVPNAEVDLVDGKGAVAATLHSDGEGNFQLAAPALGDYTLVVSEAGFDTVKTVVKLGPQSAPPLTPMLHIVLPISAASTTINVNAGSSVDLTATDANSDTSVMSADDLKALPIFDNDYATAMSAFLDSGTEGTGGAGLLVDGVEANRATVSASAVQEVRINQDPYSAQYYWPGRGQMEIITKSAADHYHGQFNFSFRDSALNAQNALAATKPAEQRRIYEGHVTGPIPHAKNSGFLITFNRAEEDLDAVVVATLAPTTADPTGLFQANVPAPTRDTEFSTRASHQFGDRHSAYAQYSYQDWNAQNQGVGGQTLAAAGYTNRYHEDDVIFHIDSTLSPVLLNQLSLVFEHDRGQNQNAIEAPQVSVSGDYVGGSAQNDSVSTEYNARLNDMVTWTHGRHTVKVGASIPHIDRRVLDDNTNDQGSYTFAPTLGANGNVIATALQNQAADLPSAFTENSGVSRFVYHQQEAGAFAQDQWKITDRFSLTPGLRYDWQNFLAQDRLTFSPRVSFAWAINPDRKIVLRGGGGVYYDRFGSGPLIDLARYQNGLRRSVNLSLNPVAEPQCLGNSISSCVADAPYNLVELQPNAKVPYQIQYGLSIERGFGKSAVGTISVYSVRGDDRFRSVDINAPTPESNYTERPNPAYGRIREMQPEGTFMGNSMDISFHGALNKYFTGFGRYTWSHFESNQEGIGWFPQNQLAPNDEWANSSWDRRNRLGMYAIFNHESVANLAVGIFANAGSPWTVLTGTDPYGDDLFNARPEGVARNSENLPNYVDLDVRWGHDFHLTQSKEEESPKLGFSAGAFNVLNHENGTAVDQVESSSEFGQVTTVAPPRRIQLAMRFEF
- a CDS encoding HAD family hydrolase, which translates into the protein MLRILRPLPTDSIRLLVFDLDGTLIDSCQDLCNSVNATLEHFHLRPLPDEVIASFIGDGAAMLIRRALAVPGELPANGPAPAEAFFEEAFAYFLAYYRAHKLDYTTVYPGVLESLEALKTLPDGSARKMAVLTNKPVGPARAICDGLGLSPYFFSIYGGDSFPTKKPDPFGLQTLMTESGATPAETVMIGDSDIDIATARNAGAWAMGCTFGLASDTLEDVTPDAFADHASAWALALGGAEIVA
- a CDS encoding DUF2164 domain-containing protein; this encodes MTEIEISKQARADAIASLRRYFEENMTEPLGELPAGLLLNFFLEEIGPTIYNQAISDAQTRMQQRVSDLNGELYADEFQHWIKVDARRRSRR
- a CDS encoding type II toxin-antitoxin system HicB family antitoxin, with the protein product MQINNTSATAASLAQSQSTTSLVAQNTVYSTSVAGKTYSTDISLSAGEYVATVPDLPGVSATGSTLIEAENNLDTSINLQA
- a CDS encoding site-2 protease family protein gives rise to the protein MSIIPHSAIANCPNCGSDLPLGALSCPQCQALIYSRELDSLAQEARAHESNGEFSQAREVWNRSLSLLPPGSKQAEWVRERMRALETTQPAPQSAPAKGQATQGWVKKLGPLGPFALLLLKFKTLFLFLFKLKFLFSFLFFIALYVSIFGWRYGLGISVCILIHEMGHFVDIKRRGLPAEMPVFLPGFGAYVRWTSLGVTRRQIAQISLAGPLAGWIAAAVCFLIYAQTGDPLWAALARTGAVLNVLNLIPIWVLDGGQAASVLGVVERAALLATALGLWYYTGEGIFFFVAAGTTWRLFTKDKPQQSDWSTWTYYAALLVALAVILHAAPNTLANQGLPAR